TGTCCTTTTTTGTATTTTATGTATTCTGCACCTATTTCATTCAATACTTTTTCAGAATCTTCTACCTTTAAAATATCGTATAAAACTGAATTATAATAATTTAAAAGTGTTTTTTCATGTTTTTGATAGTTTTCTTCGCTTAAAAAGACAATTCCTGGATTAGTATTCTCACAATCAAAATCGCTGAACTTTTCAACCATTTCAATTACTAATTTTCTAATAGATTCAATTTCTGATTCATCTAACTTTTTTTCATCCTCAATAATCCTTAAACAAACACCGCCATTTCCCCGGGTTTTATATTTAACCATTGGATTCATTCTAATTAACTTTGGAGTATCCATTTTATAGTTTTTTTGAAGCTCTTCCTGGAGAATAGTTCCAACGTAAGTCGTGCAGTAGTTTTCCCTGCTGTCTGTGTCATCAATTCCGATATACATAATTACCACTTAAAATTCGGTAAAATTTAAATTTAAAAATTTTTCATCCTTAAAAACATATTTATGTAAACATCGCTATCAACTTATATAAAACTAATTTTTAAATGGAGATTTACCATGCAACCCCGGTTTATTCAAAATGCGAGAAAAAAAGAAAGTGAAGAGATAATTAACCAGTTTAGGAAAGAAAAACAGTTTAAATTTAGAAATAATAAAATAAGGCAGAAATTAAGCGAAATGCCAATAAATATTAACAAATTCATTTTAGATATGGAAAGATTTGACGGAACACTTAAAAAATACCCTGAAGATTTCATTGTTGAAGAGATAACTCCCGAAGGAACGGTTCTTGAAGTTGGAAAAGAAATCGGTTTTGAAGATGTTGAAAAGTGGCACGGCTCATTTATCCATTTTACAGTTGAAAAAACGAACTGGAACACGATGGATGCATTAAAACAGATCGTAAGAACAACAAAAACAAAAAGGAAAAATTTTGGATTTGCAGGAACTAAAGATAAATTTGCAGTAACTACTCAAAGATTTGGGTGTTTTGGACTTAAAAAAGAACAGCTTGAAAATATTAACATTAAAGATATTGTCATTCGAGATGTTCAAAAATCAAATAAAAAACTCAGAATGGGTGATCTCTGGGGAAACAAGTTTACGATAAAAATTAGGGGCTTGGATCTTTCAAAAAAAGAAATTAAAAGAATTTCCGATTTAAAATTAGATTACGTGTTAAATTACTACGGAATACAGAGATTTGGACTCATCAGACCAATTACGCATATTGTTGGAAAATTTATCTATGAACGGGACTTTGAAAGTGCATTTTACACCTACTGCGGAACTCCAATAAGTGAAACTGGCGATTCCCTTGAAGCACGACAGCTCGTTGACGTGGGCGAATTTAAAAAAGCTTTAAAATTATTTAATAGAAACCACGACTACGAAAAAAGATTAATTCAGCAGTACTTAAAATATAAAGACTTTAAAATGGCTTTTACCGCATTACCGCCGCAATTAAACAGCATGTTTGTAAATGCTTATCAGGCATATCTATTCAACGAAATGATAAACAAAAGATTTGAATACGGGTTTGATGCAAAAGAAGGAGATATATTGGAAGACAATACTCCAACGGGGACTTTGATTGGGTACAATACTGAATTTAGCGGTGGAATTCAGGGTGAAATTGAAAAAGAAATTGTTGAAAGGGAAAACCTAGATTTGAAAAAATTCAAAATCGAAGACTTTGGAAATTTCTATGGAACGAGAAGAAAAATGATAACTCCAATTTATGACTTTAAAAGCAGCTTTGAAAATGATATTTTTGAATTAAGCTTTAAACTTGAGCGCGGAAATTACGCTACAATCGTTACAAGAGAATTTACTGGAAATTTGAGTTAAATCAAGTATATATAATAAAAAATATAACATTACTTGGCAGTTGATTTCGTGATACTGTCACTAGCAGTTCTACCTACAAGGCGGCCATCTTGAGTATCTGTTGAGAGTCAATGAAAACATGGTTTTCCAAAGGTAGATACATTAATCCTGCTTTTTTAAAAAAATTTAAAAGAGATTTATGCGTTTTTAAAGATTATTTTAAATTTATTTGTATTATTCGTTGATTTTTTTTAAAATCCATGCCATATTTTGGCCAAGTAGTTCCATAGTATGCAGTCCTTCGGTATCTTTTTGAACGTCCCCAATATCAAGACCCATTCCCAAATTCCAGTAGTCTGATCCAACACTTATCATCTGATTTATTGAAAAAAAGTGATTTATTGTATCAAAAACATGAATTCCGCCAGCCCTTCTTACAGAAACTACCGCTGCTCCAACTTTTCTTTTTAAAATATCGTTGTTTGCCTTTGCTACAAAGCCTGCCCTATCAATTAATGCTTTCATTTCAGCAGTAACGTCTGTAAAATAAGTTGGAGACCCCAAAATTATTCCATCAGCTTCAACCATCTTTTCTATGCAGTTATTTATAATATCGCACTCGATTATGCATTTATTATTCAGTGTTTCAAAACATTTGTAGCACGCTGTGCATCCCCTGAGTTTTCCGCCAGCAATATGCATGTGTTCTGTAGAAATTCCTTCTTTTTTTAATTCTTTTAAGACTTTATCGATTAAAATAGACGTATTTCCGTCCCTTCTCGGACTTCCATTAAATGCAACTACTTTCAATATCCCACCCTCAAAATAATCCATGTTTGATTTTATGAATTTGAGAAATGATATATTTTTGCATGAATTTAATAAAAAAAGGATAAAAAAAGATTTATTGTTTTTCTACAGCTTTTAGGTCATTTTCAAGATTATCTGAAAAGTCCATACTGTAAAATTCTCCAGAAGTTGGAAGAACCATGTAAAATTCTGGCGTAGTATCAAATGAAGCTTCGACAGAATCAATTTCAAAATCAAGAATGTGTCCTCCCGCAGTTCTATCATCAGTTATGAAATGTAAGTGGTACAAAGGAACATTTAAACCAGACATGAATTCAGGAACCCAAAACCCGACAACAGTTCCAGAAACATTTTCAAATTCAAATACTGACTGATTTTTTACAACATCCACCAGTTTTTCATAGGGTTTTTCTTGGGATGGAACACTTCTTGTTTTCATTTTTGAGAATTTACCGGTTAATTTTACGGCATAAACCATATTTTTAGAAGGGAATTTCGATTCAAAGTATGATTCAAACTCTGAAATATTCATATCATTTAAAAAATACGTTTCATCATTTTCAAACGAAGTAACAGTTGCAAAAGGAGTTGTTACATTTTCAACAGCATATGCTACACCGTCTGCTTTAACCTGATAGCATATTCCATCCAGAACAACCATTTCCCCATCGAGTTTATCAAAAGTACCTATTCCAAAATCCCCGTGAGATACAAGTTCATTTACTGGAATAAATCCATCATAAATGCGTTCCATCAACGCATTTATCGTAGATACCTGATATAAAACATCTGAAACCTGTTCTGACTTGATTTCTGAATCAGAGCTGTCATCTGCAGAAATACAGCCAGAAAATAACACCATCATGATTACTAAACATTTTACAAATATATTCATATTATCCACCCGTTTTAAACGAAAATACTTATAATTAAAATGTTATAAATAATGAATGATTTGATTTTAGGTGTAATTTATGAAATGGCTTGAAGAATTGATTGATTTATTGGAATGCCCAAAGTGTAAGGGTGAGTTAGAGCTTTTGGGCAATAAATTACACTGTAAAAAATGTAATAAAAATTATTTAATTAAAGATAAAATCCCAGTACTCCTTGACGAATAGGTGATTTTATGAGATGTTTTCTTGCTATTGAATTAAATTCCGATTTAAAAGAAAATTTGGAAAACTTAAAAAAACAGTTTGACTTAAAAGGCATAAAAACAGTTGAAAAAGATAATTTACATATAACCGTGAAATTTTTAGGAGATGTTGACGATAAAAAACTTGAAGAAATACTTAACTCGGATTTAAAAATTAAAAAAGTTATTTCTGAGATAAAAGGGGTTGGAACATTTCCAAATGAAGAATATATCCGTGTAATATGGATTGGAACAACAAAACTTGAAGAAACTTTAAAAAATATTGATGAAAAGCTCTTTAAATTGGGTTTTAAAAAAGAAAAAAGTTATGATCCACATATCACACTTGGAAGAGTTAAATTTATCGAAAATAATTCAAAAGAAACATTAAAAAAGGTAATTGAAAAAAATAAACACGTGGATTTTGGAAAAATAGAAATAAATTCAGTTTCACTCATGAAAAGTACGTTAACTAAAGAAGGACCAGTTTATGAAACCATTAAAAAGTGGGAATAAATTTAAAGATAGTCTGAAGCGTATAATATCCCGTCATGTCCAGTTATAATATTCTTTTTTAAAGATACAATTTTTTGAATTGATTTTTTCGAAAGTTCGAGATCAATTGCAATTGGAAGATCTAAATTTTCAAGCACGTTTTTCTTACGGTGGATTGCAGCAGGTGCAACCACGTAATCTTCATAAATCACGGAAATACTGTCGAAAGTGTGTCCGGGAGTCCATATTAGATCTAGTTCAGGGTCTTTAAGGTCATTTATGGATCCATCAGAATATTTGACGATTTTGGCATTTCTAAAAAGGTCGTTATTTCCATTGTGGTTGTTGTGGTTGTGCGAACTTATAATATAATCAATATCCTTTAATTTAACGTCTAATTTGTTTAAATTTGAAATTATAATCTTTTTTTTATCCCTTGAAGATGTATCCACGATTATTTTATTTTTTGATGTTTCGATATACGTACATGAAGAACTCGGGCCCACGAACATGCCATTTTCCTCATCGAGATACGTAATTGATCCATTATATAATAATTTTAACAAGTAATCACTTCCATAATAACTAAAAGTAATTTAGATTTTAAGTTAATAAAGTTATTTTTTTATTCCTCCCCGAAGGGTTGCCGCAACACCGTAATCAAATTCCATCAATTCTTGACCATTTAATATTGTTGTACCGTATGCCAACAAGTCATCGTCAGAATTTACAATTAATACTTCTTCAAATGGCCTTAATTCATGATCACAGTCTTTAACAAATTTGGAATAAACAGATTTTCCAGCTCTTGCAAATTCTTCAACACTGCTGTCAATTACGATCCTATAGTTAGGAAACTCGAGTTTTTCATGTAAAAGTTCAGCACCATATTTTGCAGGAATTAAAAAGTTGTCATTTGCCCGTAATGTAAACAAAACTTCCTTTTCAAGTAAAAGATTTCTAATTCTACCGGTATTTTTACTTCTTCTTGATTTTACTTTTCCCATTAATTCATCGTCGAGTATTTTTGCCCCGTACTGGTATTCGAGCATTTTTCCGATTCTGAATATATCGGGATTGATTTTGTCGCAATCTTTTTTCTTGCCGTAGTGGTTTATGTAATAATTATATGTACTTATATCGAGTATTTTTTCAGTGTGTTTTTCTCTAAATTCGCTTACAAATTCATTGTTGTATTTCTTTTCAAAATCATACAGATCAGGTACTTCATTTTGAGCTAAAGGATACATTGTATCGATATTTAAAGGAACTAACCCAAATACACTGTCTTTTATAAGTACATCAACGTCGCACGGAACATTGCTTAAATTTTCGTGGTATGGCTTTGAAGTGTTTTCTGACACGCTTGTTACATAGATTTTATCGTACTGAATTCTCTCAAGCCTTTGTTTGTGCCTGTAAATTTCAGGCCTATCCATACTTTCATATCCTGTGTAGAAAAATCCGGACTTTTTGGAAACAGGGTCGTGTTTTTCAATGAAATCCATGTATTTTGAAATAACTCTCAAACCGTTCAAAAGTTTAGGGTGACTTCTGCATCTTTCTTCAACGAGTTCCCAGAGGTTTCCTTCTTTTATTGCATTTTTGATTCTATCAATTTCTTCAAAAGTAACGTAGAGATTGTGTTCTGCAAGTAATCTCGTTTTTTCCTTTTCTTCCAGGTTAAAAAGTTGTTTTGGAGTATATTCACTACATACTTTACAGGTGCAAGGGAAACTTTTTAAATCTTTCATGTCTTCAAGGTGAAGGGTTCCTTCTGCTGTTAAATATCTTCCATTTTTAGCATAAAGAGCATATGCGGCACTGTCAAATAAATCACATCCAAGTGCAACTGACAGTGCAAATAACATCGGGTGTCCGCATCCAAAAAGGTGAACAGGCTTGTTTGTTGGAAGATGCATTTTTGAATTTAAAATAACTTCTGCAACCTCTCTGTACCTATAATCTTCCATTAAAGGAACTACTGCGCCAATCGGGTAGATATCAAAGTCCATTTTACCCATAACTTCAGCACTTTTCTGCCTTAAATCCAAGTACTTTGAACCCTGAATAGTTCCATTAAGTGCGAGTTTGTAGCCCATTTCTTTTCTTCTTTTAATCGAGTCTTTTGCTCTTTTAAAGGTTTCCAATAAATCGCTTTCAGCTTTTTCTCTTGAAACATCCGGACCAGTTGGGATATCAAGTATTGTTCCAACATCTACTCCGATTTTTTCCTGAAAATCGATTATTTCCATTGGGCCGACATTTACATCGCCATAAACACTCAACTGAAATGAGCCGCTGTCGGTTACAACGACATTTTTAAAGTCGATTAATTCGTGAATTCCTTTTGTTTCCGCAATTTCTCTGAGTTCTGGTGTTGTATATGTTATGTAAGAGTTTGTAATTACAACGTCAGCCAGTTTATTTATTAAATCCATTGAAACCGTCTGTTTTTTAGGATTTGGGTGAATTACAGGCATAATTGTTGGAGTTTCAATTTTTTTTCCGTTTATCGTGATTACACCAAGCCTTCCCATTGCATCACGAGCTTTTATTTCAAACATGTTTCCACCATAAATTAAACTTCATAATCTGTAAAAATCGATAATTTTCAATAATAATCCCAAATGTTAAAATAGCAATTAACTATTAGATATATTACTTCATATAAAAAGAGATTCTTATTTAAAATATTTTTGGTTGGCGAGAAAATGTATGAACAGGCTATTGTTATTCGAAATGATTTAAAAATGGGGAAGGGGAAAATGGCGGCTCAAGCCTGTCACGCATCAATTCAAGCTTTTTTACACGCTCAAAAAATAAGTTCATCAGCAGTCAGCGGCTGGATGAATGAAGGGCAGAAGAAAGTTGTTTTAAAAGTAAATTCTGAAAAGGAACTTTTAGAAATATTTAAAAACGTCAATATCGAAGGACTTCCATGCAGTTTGATAAGAGATGCTGGAAGAACCCAGATTGAACCAGGAAGTCTTACGGCTGTTGGAATTGGCCCTGAAAAAGAAGAAAAAATTTCAAAAGTTACGAAGGATTTAAAATTACTTTAAATTTGAAATTTACAAGAGTTTTATAAAAATTTAAGCACTATTAATAAATATTTGAAAACAGAATAAATAACATACAAAATTTAAGTTTACTTGATTCATTTTATTCCTTAAGATTTGGATCCTAATCTGGTGATAATTGTGGCTGTTAAAATAGCAGAACTTACCTGCGGAGCAGAGTACAGTGGTGTTCAGGCTGAAATTGAAAAAGCTGCGAAAGAAGTCGGTGGAGAAATTGTATATCCTGAAGTTGATTTAGAATATATTGACAAAGTTAACGATTATTTAGGATTTGAAGTTGCATCTGCTAACTTAAAATTAATGTTTGCACGAGCAATGTCAATTATTGAAGGAAACACTGATGCAGAAGCAGTTTTTATTTCAACCTGCTTTAGATGCGCTGAAGGGGCCCTTGTAAGAAACGAAGTTAGGAGATTAATACAACAAAACACAGATTTACCTGTTGTTATGTATTCATTTACCGAAAGAACGAAAGCTTCAGAATTACTTACGAGAATGGAAGCTTTGGTTACAATTGTTGATAAAAAAGCACTTCTTGCAAGGAAAAAGCAGGATGGTATAAGTTTAGGACTTGACAGTGGTTCAACTACAACAAAAGCAGTTATCATGAAAGATAACGAAGTTATTGGAACTGGCTGGGTTTATACTAAAGATGTTATCGAATCTGCACAAGAAGCGCTTGATGCAGCTTTGAAAGAATCCGGACTTAAAATGGAAAATATTGAAACAATTGGAACCACAGGTTATGGTAGACATACCCTTGGTGACCATTTTAAAGCTGATTTAGTACAAGAAGAATTAACAGTTAACTCAAAAGGAGCTGCATTTTTAGCAGGTGCTCAGAAAGGAGAAGCTACGGTAATTGATATTGGTGGAATGGATAACAAAGCAATTTCACTGAATAATGCGATTCCCGATGGCTTTACAATGGGTGGAATCTGTGCTGGTGCAAGCGGTAGGTTCTTTGAAATTACTGCAAAAAGGCTAGATGTTTCAATTCAGGAACTTGGTGACATTGCAGCAACTGGAGACTGGCGAAATGTTATGATGAACAGCTACTGTATCGTATTTGGAATTCAGGATTTAGTAACGGGTCTTGCAGGTGGTGCTACTCCAAATGACGTTGCCGCGGCAGCTGCTCACTCTGTTGCAGAACAGATTTACGAACAGCAACTTCAAGAAGTTGATGTAAGGGATCCTTTAATTTTGGTTGGTGGAAGCAGTCTTTTGAAAGGAATGGTTCTTGCACTTGAAGAGATACTTGGTAAAAAAATAATAGTTCCAAAATATTCTCAATTTATTGGTGCAGTTGGTGCTGCATTGATCTCTTCGGGATATAGGAATCTCAAAAAATAACTTTTTTAAGTTTTTAGGTTAATAGGTGTGGCGTTATGGACAGTAATATCGATGTTGAAATATTATCCATTCTATCAGAAGCATCTGCTCCAGTTGGTGCAAAAATAATCGCGGATGCATTAAAAGATAGAGGATATGATATTGGGGAACGGGCAGTTAGGTATCACTTAAAAGAACTTGATGAAAACAGCCTTACAAAAAAATTAGGATATTCCGGAAGAGAAATCACTGAAAAAGGAATTGAAGAACTTGAAAAAGCAAATATTTCATTTAGAATCGGCTCAGTATATTCACAAGTGATTGAAAAACTTTATTTATCGGATTTTCCTTCAAAAGTTCTGATAAATACTGCCAAATTCGAAGGAGATTATAAAACAATCAAAGAACTTGTTTTAAAATCTTTTGAAGCAGGTTATTCAGTAGGGGATTACCTAAATATCAGAAAAAAAGGATATTCAGTATTTGTTGAAACCCTCTGTAGTATTACGTTTGATAATTTTTTATTGAAAAACGGAATAATTCCAACCCCTGAATACGGTGGAATCGTTAAATTTGAAGACTACGAACCAGTAAATTTTGAAGGAGTAATTGAATTTAAAAGTACCTCGATCGATCCATTGGTTGCATTTATTATGCAGGGTAAAACGGATGTAATTGGCGTAATTGAAAATGGAGAAGGGCTTGTTCCTGCAAATTTCAGAGTTATTCCAAAATCAAGTGAAAAACAGTTTGAAAATATCCTTAAAAAAGATATGTTAAATTCTGTTTTAGCATATGGAACTGAAAACGTACTTGGAATGAATTTAAACCCTGAACAGATTGGTGTAGTGTTAGTTGGTGGATTAACACCACTTTGTATCCCTCACGAATCAGGGTACGCCGCAGATATCAGTGCTGCCACACAGCTTAAAGATATTTCATCAATGGAAAAAAAAACGAAAGGATTCCTTGAAGCAAAGAAAAAGAAAGGAAAATTTAAAGTAACTCCAGTTTTATCCAAAATGCTTTCAAAAATGCAGGGTGTAAACTACGATATTGAAGATAAAAAAGGCAATGTTGTTGTAAACACTGCAAAAGTTCCTATTGAATACAAAGAAGAAGCAATAAATGCATTGAAAGACAGTTATGAAAATAAACTCGCAATTTCAGATCGCTTAAAAGTAGAATGCGATGAAGAATTCTTAAATGCATACACAATCTGTTCATTAACCGTTGATGGAGTATTTTTGAAAAACAAAATTCCTGTAATTCCCTACTATGGTGGAATTTTAGAAGTGAAAGCAGATGAAAAACGGTTTATTGAAGCAATTGACTACGAAGGAACGTCTCTTGACCCTCACGAAGTATTTTTCAATAAAGCTGATGGTAAAAACTACATTTTAGCAGGTATTCGAAAAGTTCCAATGTCTGCGTCTGAAAAATTAATAGAACTTAACGAAAAACTTGGCTGGAATTCGATAATCGAAGTAGGAAGGCCAAATAACGACATTTGCGGTGTTCGTGTTGAAAAATGTATGTTTGGAATTACCACGATTGGTGGAACAAACCCATTTGCAAATATGCGCAAAAACAACATCCCTGTGGAAATGAAGACCCTTCACAAATCAATTGACTATTCAGAACTAACAAATTACGACGATATTTAAATTTATTAATATAAGGAGATATTTATGGGAAAAAAGGACAAAAGATGGGTTCTTCAAAGGAAAAACGACCATTATTACAATTTGGCAAAAAAAAGAAATTATAGATCAAGAGCAACGTACAAATTATTCCAGTTGAATGAAAAATTCAATTTAATAAAGGAAAGAAACGTTGTTGTAGATTTGGGCTGTGCTCCAGGAGGATGGCTTCAGGCTGCACGAGATATTGTTGGAGATAAAGGTTTTATCGTTGGAATTGACTTACAGACTGTAAAGCCACTCCCATATGAAAATGTCATTGCAATAAAAGGCGATATGACAAAAGAAGAGATATTAAAACAGGCACGAGATTTATTGCCCGAAAAACCAGATGTTATAATCTGTGATGCTTCCCCAAACA
This Methanococcus maripaludis C5 DNA region includes the following protein-coding sequences:
- a CDS encoding MBL fold metallo-hydrolase, producing the protein MLKLLYNGSITYLDEENGMFVGPSSSCTYIETSKNKIIVDTSSRDKKKIIISNLNKLDVKLKDIDYIISSHNHNNHNGNNDLFRNAKIVKYSDGSINDLKDPELDLIWTPGHTFDSISVIYEDYVVAPAAIHRKKNVLENLDLPIAIDLELSKKSIQKIVSLKKNIITGHDGILYASDYL
- a CDS encoding Trm112 family protein, giving the protein MKWLEELIDLLECPKCKGELELLGNKLHCKKCNKNYLIKDKIPVLLDE
- a CDS encoding methanogenesis marker 15 protein, translating into MAVKIAELTCGAEYSGVQAEIEKAAKEVGGEIVYPEVDLEYIDKVNDYLGFEVASANLKLMFARAMSIIEGNTDAEAVFISTCFRCAEGALVRNEVRRLIQQNTDLPVVMYSFTERTKASELLTRMEALVTIVDKKALLARKKQDGISLGLDSGSTTTKAVIMKDNEVIGTGWVYTKDVIESAQEALDAALKESGLKMENIETIGTTGYGRHTLGDHFKADLVQEELTVNSKGAAFLAGAQKGEATVIDIGGMDNKAISLNNAIPDGFTMGGICAGASGRFFEITAKRLDVSIQELGDIAATGDWRNVMMNSYCIVFGIQDLVTGLAGGATPNDVAAAAAHSVAEQIYEQQLQEVDVRDPLILVGGSSLLKGMVLALEEILGKKIIVPKYSQFIGAVGAALISSGYRNLKK
- a CDS encoding flavodoxin family protein, yielding MKVVAFNGSPRRDGNTSILIDKVLKELKKEGISTEHMHIAGGKLRGCTACYKCFETLNNKCIIECDIINNCIEKMVEADGIILGSPTYFTDVTAEMKALIDRAGFVAKANNDILKRKVGAAVVSVRRAGGIHVFDTINHFFSINQMISVGSDYWNLGMGLDIGDVQKDTEGLHTMELLGQNMAWILKKINE
- the thpR gene encoding RNA 2',3'-cyclic phosphodiesterase; this encodes MRCFLAIELNSDLKENLENLKKQFDLKGIKTVEKDNLHITVKFLGDVDDKKLEEILNSDLKIKKVISEIKGVGTFPNEEYIRVIWIGTTKLEETLKNIDEKLFKLGFKKEKSYDPHITLGRVKFIENNSKETLKKVIEKNKHVDFGKIEINSVSLMKSTLTKEGPVYETIKKWE
- the pth2 gene encoding peptidyl-tRNA hydrolase Pth2 — encoded protein: MYEQAIVIRNDLKMGKGKMAAQACHASIQAFLHAQKISSSAVSGWMNEGQKKVVLKVNSEKELLEIFKNVNIEGLPCSLIRDAGRTQIEPGSLTAVGIGPEKEEKISKVTKDLKLL
- the truD gene encoding tRNA pseudouridine(13) synthase TruD, translating into MQPRFIQNARKKESEEIINQFRKEKQFKFRNNKIRQKLSEMPININKFILDMERFDGTLKKYPEDFIVEEITPEGTVLEVGKEIGFEDVEKWHGSFIHFTVEKTNWNTMDALKQIVRTTKTKRKNFGFAGTKDKFAVTTQRFGCFGLKKEQLENINIKDIVIRDVQKSNKKLRMGDLWGNKFTIKIRGLDLSKKEIKRISDLKLDYVLNYYGIQRFGLIRPITHIVGKFIYERDFESAFYTYCGTPISETGDSLEARQLVDVGEFKKALKLFNRNHDYEKRLIQQYLKYKDFKMAFTALPPQLNSMFVNAYQAYLFNEMINKRFEYGFDAKEGDILEDNTPTGTLIGYNTEFSGGIQGEIEKEIVERENLDLKKFKIEDFGNFYGTRRKMITPIYDFKSSFENDIFELSFKLERGNYATIVTREFTGNLS
- the tgtA gene encoding tRNA guanosine(15) transglycosylase TgtA, with amino-acid sequence MFEIKARDAMGRLGVITINGKKIETPTIMPVIHPNPKKQTVSMDLINKLADVVITNSYITYTTPELREIAETKGIHELIDFKNVVVTDSGSFQLSVYGDVNVGPMEIIDFQEKIGVDVGTILDIPTGPDVSREKAESDLLETFKRAKDSIKRRKEMGYKLALNGTIQGSKYLDLRQKSAEVMGKMDFDIYPIGAVVPLMEDYRYREVAEVILNSKMHLPTNKPVHLFGCGHPMLFALSVALGCDLFDSAAYALYAKNGRYLTAEGTLHLEDMKDLKSFPCTCKVCSEYTPKQLFNLEEKEKTRLLAEHNLYVTFEEIDRIKNAIKEGNLWELVEERCRSHPKLLNGLRVISKYMDFIEKHDPVSKKSGFFYTGYESMDRPEIYRHKQRLERIQYDKIYVTSVSENTSKPYHENLSNVPCDVDVLIKDSVFGLVPLNIDTMYPLAQNEVPDLYDFEKKYNNEFVSEFREKHTEKILDISTYNYYINHYGKKKDCDKINPDIFRIGKMLEYQYGAKILDDELMGKVKSRRSKNTGRIRNLLLEKEVLFTLRANDNFLIPAKYGAELLHEKLEFPNYRIVIDSSVEEFARAGKSVYSKFVKDCDHELRPFEEVLIVNSDDDLLAYGTTILNGQELMEFDYGVAATLRGGIKK
- the budA gene encoding acetolactate decarboxylase — protein: MNIFVKCLVIMMVLFSGCISADDSSDSEIKSEQVSDVLYQVSTINALMERIYDGFIPVNELVSHGDFGIGTFDKLDGEMVVLDGICYQVKADGVAYAVENVTTPFATVTSFENDETYFLNDMNISEFESYFESKFPSKNMVYAVKLTGKFSKMKTRSVPSQEKPYEKLVDVVKNQSVFEFENVSGTVVGFWVPEFMSGLNVPLYHLHFITDDRTAGGHILDFEIDSVEASFDTTPEFYMVLPTSGEFYSMDFSDNLENDLKAVEKQ
- the nrpR gene encoding global nitrogen regulator NrpR, translating into MDSNIDVEILSILSEASAPVGAKIIADALKDRGYDIGERAVRYHLKELDENSLTKKLGYSGREITEKGIEELEKANISFRIGSVYSQVIEKLYLSDFPSKVLINTAKFEGDYKTIKELVLKSFEAGYSVGDYLNIRKKGYSVFVETLCSITFDNFLLKNGIIPTPEYGGIVKFEDYEPVNFEGVIEFKSTSIDPLVAFIMQGKTDVIGVIENGEGLVPANFRVIPKSSEKQFENILKKDMLNSVLAYGTENVLGMNLNPEQIGVVLVGGLTPLCIPHESGYAADISAATQLKDISSMEKKTKGFLEAKKKKGKFKVTPVLSKMLSKMQGVNYDIEDKKGNVVVNTAKVPIEYKEEAINALKDSYENKLAISDRLKVECDEEFLNAYTICSLTVDGVFLKNKIPVIPYYGGILEVKADEKRFIEAIDYEGTSLDPHEVFFNKADGKNYILAGIRKVPMSASEKLIELNEKLGWNSIIEVGRPNNDICGVRVEKCMFGITTIGGTNPFANMRKNNIPVEMKTLHKSIDYSELTNYDDI